In one Zobellia galactanivorans genomic region, the following are encoded:
- the pruA gene encoding L-glutamate gamma-semialdehyde dehydrogenase, producing the protein MSKGFFQVPTAINEPIKSYAPGSSEREEVLEQYRAYFNGNVDVPLYIGKEEIKTGNTKPMSPPHDHKHIVGQYHVAEKKHVTQAIENGLASRSAWADLTWEQRAAIFLKAAELIAGPYRAKINAATMIAQSKTIHQAEIDAACELIDFLRFNVEYMSQIYEEQPDSAEGIWNRVEYRPLEGFVYAITPFNFTAIAGNLPASAAMMGNVVVWKPSDSQVFSAKVIVDIFKEAGLPDGVINVVYGDPVMITETVLDSPDFAGIHFTGSTHVFKELWKQIGTNIHKYKTYPRIVGETGGKDFIIAHPSAKPQQVATAIVRGGFEFQGQKCSAASRVYLPKSLSEEILESVKKDVASFNKPGSPEDMSNFVTAVIHEGSFDKLAKYIDQAKNDDNAEVIIGGNYDKSKGYFIEPTVILTTDPKYTTMETELFGPVVTVYVYEDEDWSKTLKLVDETSEYALTGAVLSTDRYAIDEATKALQNCAGNFYINDKPTGAVVGQQPFGGARASGTNDKAGSAQNLLRWVSPRLIKETFVTPTDYRYPFLG; encoded by the coding sequence ATGAGCAAAGGTTTTTTTCAAGTACCGACAGCTATCAACGAACCGATAAAAAGTTATGCACCAGGCTCTTCCGAAAGAGAAGAAGTCTTAGAACAGTACCGTGCTTATTTTAACGGGAATGTAGACGTACCCTTATATATAGGTAAAGAAGAAATTAAGACCGGCAATACCAAGCCGATGTCTCCTCCACACGACCATAAACACATCGTAGGCCAATATCATGTAGCCGAAAAGAAGCATGTGACCCAGGCCATTGAAAACGGCTTGGCATCTCGATCGGCTTGGGCCGACCTTACTTGGGAACAGCGTGCCGCCATTTTTTTAAAGGCTGCCGAATTGATCGCAGGGCCTTACCGGGCAAAGATCAATGCCGCTACCATGATCGCACAATCGAAAACCATACATCAGGCCGAAATCGATGCAGCCTGTGAGTTGATCGATTTCCTTCGCTTTAACGTAGAGTACATGTCACAGATCTACGAAGAGCAACCCGATTCGGCCGAAGGTATCTGGAACCGTGTAGAATACAGACCCCTAGAAGGCTTTGTTTACGCCATTACCCCATTCAACTTTACCGCCATTGCCGGAAACCTTCCAGCAAGTGCCGCCATGATGGGTAACGTAGTGGTATGGAAACCCAGCGACAGCCAAGTATTCTCGGCAAAGGTAATCGTCGACATCTTCAAGGAAGCAGGTCTTCCCGACGGAGTGATCAACGTAGTTTACGGAGATCCGGTAATGATTACCGAGACCGTATTGGACAGTCCTGATTTTGCAGGTATCCATTTTACAGGTTCTACCCATGTCTTCAAAGAACTTTGGAAGCAGATAGGAACCAACATCCATAAATACAAAACCTATCCAAGAATCGTTGGGGAGACCGGCGGAAAGGATTTCATCATCGCACACCCATCGGCAAAACCACAGCAAGTGGCCACCGCTATCGTTCGTGGCGGTTTTGAATTCCAAGGTCAGAAATGTAGTGCGGCCTCGCGCGTCTACCTTCCTAAATCGTTATCGGAAGAAATTCTTGAATCTGTCAAGAAAGACGTTGCTTCGTTCAACAAACCCGGAAGCCCCGAAGATATGAGCAACTTTGTAACGGCGGTTATCCACGAAGGTTCATTCGACAAATTGGCCAAATACATCGATCAAGCCAAAAACGACGACAATGCGGAAGTGATCATCGGTGGAAACTACGACAAATCCAAAGGGTATTTTATAGAGCCTACGGTCATTCTTACTACAGACCCCAAATACACCACCATGGAAACCGAATTGTTCGGCCCAGTGGTTACGGTATATGTATATGAGGACGAAGATTGGTCCAAGACCCTTAAGCTCGTTGACGAAACCTCGGAATACGCCTTGACAGGAGCCGTTTTGTCTACGGACAGATATGCGATCGACGAAGCTACCAAAGCACTACAAAACTGTGCCGGTAACTTCTACATCAACGACAAACCGACTGGAGCCGTTGTAGGCCAGCAGCCTTTTGGAGGCGCTAGGGCTTCCGGAACCAACGATAAGGCCGGTTCGGCCCAAAACTTGTTAAGATGGGTTTCTCCCCGCCTTATTAAGGAGACTTTTGTGACCCCAACGGATTACAGGTACCCCTTCCTAGGCTAA
- a CDS encoding TrkH family potassium uptake protein produces MQLNSKIIFHIMGLLLLCNGGFMLLATLVSGIYDDGATLSIALAAITTMFIGIFAMFYTKGHKKEVKRKEGYIIVTFGWLVMSFSGMLPYLFSGAIPSVTNAFFETVSGYTTTGASILDDIEVLPKGLLFWRSLTHWIGGMGIIVLAIAILPLLGIGGMQLFAAEAPGPSADKLHPRITDTAKRLWLIYVGYTLAETLLLKLAGMSFFDAINHSLATLSTGGFSTKNLSVAYWNDQPMIQYIIIVFMFLAGSNFVLSYFAFKGKVQRVLRDEEFRYYGGFVVIFTLVSALVVYFHAEVPLTEYHPMVLGQAESAFRHTLFQVISVITTTGFVSADFTSWTPFMTVFFFGLMFLGGSAGSTSGGIKVMRHILIIKNGLLEFKRTLHPNAIIPVRYNNKTVKEKIVYNIIAFFVLYMLLFIIGALVLGAMGIDFVTAIGGSASSLGNVGPAFGGLYPLSNFNGLPDAGKWWCGFLMLAGRLELFTVLILLTPYFWKRT; encoded by the coding sequence ATGCAGCTAAATTCAAAAATAATATTTCATATCATGGGGCTACTGTTGCTTTGCAACGGTGGCTTTATGCTCTTGGCGACCTTGGTAAGCGGGATCTATGATGATGGCGCTACCCTAAGTATAGCTTTGGCGGCCATAACGACAATGTTTATCGGAATTTTTGCCATGTTCTATACCAAGGGACATAAAAAGGAGGTAAAGCGTAAGGAAGGTTATATTATCGTGACCTTCGGGTGGCTGGTAATGTCTTTTTCGGGCATGTTGCCCTATCTTTTTTCAGGGGCTATTCCCTCGGTTACTAATGCTTTTTTCGAAACCGTATCGGGGTATACTACAACTGGGGCCTCCATTTTAGATGATATTGAGGTATTGCCCAAGGGCTTGCTTTTTTGGCGTAGCCTTACCCATTGGATCGGGGGTATGGGGATCATTGTTTTGGCCATTGCCATTTTACCGCTATTGGGTATCGGGGGTATGCAGTTGTTCGCGGCCGAAGCCCCTGGGCCGAGCGCCGATAAGTTGCACCCGAGGATTACCGATACCGCCAAACGCCTTTGGCTGATTTATGTCGGATATACCTTGGCGGAAACCCTGCTTTTAAAATTGGCGGGCATGAGTTTCTTCGATGCTATAAACCATTCCTTGGCTACCCTTTCTACCGGGGGCTTTTCTACCAAGAACCTAAGTGTGGCCTATTGGAACGATCAGCCGATGATCCAATACATTATTATTGTGTTCATGTTTCTTGCAGGAAGCAATTTCGTACTCAGTTACTTTGCTTTTAAAGGGAAGGTGCAACGGGTGTTAAGGGATGAGGAGTTTAGGTATTATGGCGGCTTTGTGGTCATTTTTACCTTGGTGTCGGCCCTTGTGGTCTATTTTCATGCGGAAGTGCCCCTTACCGAATACCATCCTATGGTTTTAGGCCAGGCGGAAAGCGCTTTTAGACATACCTTGTTTCAGGTTATATCGGTAATCACCACTACGGGATTTGTTTCTGCGGATTTTACCAGTTGGACGCCCTTTATGACCGTTTTCTTTTTCGGACTGATGTTCCTCGGTGGCTCGGCAGGTTCTACTTCAGGTGGGATCAAGGTCATGCGGCATATTTTGATTATTAAGAACGGACTGTTGGAGTTTAAGCGAACCTTGCACCCCAATGCCATTATCCCCGTGCGTTACAACAATAAGACCGTTAAAGAGAAGATCGTTTATAACATCATCGCGTTTTTTGTGCTGTACATGTTGTTGTTCATCATAGGGGCTTTGGTATTAGGGGCCATGGGAATCGACTTTGTTACCGCCATCGGTGGTTCGGCCTCGTCCCTAGGTAATGTGGGGCCGGCCTTTGGGGGACTCTATCCCTTGAGCAATTTTAACGGATTGCCCGACGCGGGTAAATGGTGGTGCGGTTTTCTTATGTTGGCCGGTAGGCTCGAGCTCTTTACGGTTCTTATTTTACTTACCCCTTATTTCTGGAAGAGGACCTAG
- a CDS encoding reprolysin-like metallopeptidase: MGKKVLDSSIGEVAELEREITPEEIGQQAQLIPFWYRNSGLYVKKSRFFPVFPKIPIKMKPSGVQTAIDLDVLNEEERASLPILPFLTYEELRLDIDGQFPLMMASGYLRFPGVHYVAKLSKSGNDYLGKIWYRHGNVASFTYKYIKIELTNSIFPKNKKAKVTFYGNGDTKKVSTYNFSSSQFRKVDFEFDYEEGVKPVLSIDTHAHPIRPASLVKEKLTLEKVYQRAGFTVTRSAGDEVPSALKGANGTWSNMEMHDAMQAYWSKFSAAPKWALWTFFAKQHDIGPNLGGIMFDDIGPNHRQGTAIFYDSFINNAPVGDANPAAFVKRSKFWTAAHEMGHAFNLAHSWQKNYPGFGFSWIPLTNDPEDRSFMNYPGRVSGGENAFYSDFDFRFTDNELLFMRHAPNDFVEMGNSDWFENHAFEQEASITDNRLALEINVLQEGQVAEYLEPVYLELTLRNTSGAPIAVSKRLIDNLKNVMVLIQGPNGKVSKVRSFVEYLLEDKDVVLLPDEIMTHKHFISAGPDGWYIKDSGSYKISAMVENKEQVYSSNQVELEVLLPKTTEAQLLANQYFTEEVARVLFFNGSRVLTTGNKVLQKVVDNLPESNVSVYAAMALAMPYMKDYKMMNFEESAPQAAVKSASEEKGGFKTIKADEKKAKALIDIATARTEQFAKTYGIASNNAHLSELLGFIKENDSATKLNKIEKDLNKYSRN, from the coding sequence ATGGGAAAAAAAGTTTTAGATTCAAGTATTGGGGAAGTAGCGGAGTTGGAAAGGGAAATAACTCCGGAAGAAATTGGCCAACAGGCCCAACTGATACCGTTTTGGTATAGAAACAGTGGCTTGTACGTAAAAAAGAGTAGGTTCTTTCCTGTATTTCCGAAAATACCGATAAAGATGAAGCCGTCTGGGGTTCAGACTGCAATCGACCTAGACGTTCTGAACGAGGAAGAACGGGCCAGTCTACCCATATTACCGTTTCTTACGTACGAAGAACTGAGGCTTGATATTGACGGTCAATTTCCGTTAATGATGGCCAGTGGTTACCTGAGGTTTCCAGGGGTTCACTACGTAGCGAAGTTGAGCAAGTCGGGTAATGATTATTTGGGTAAGATCTGGTACAGGCATGGTAATGTAGCCTCGTTTACCTACAAGTATATCAAAATAGAGTTGACCAATTCAATCTTCCCAAAAAACAAGAAAGCCAAGGTTACTTTTTACGGAAACGGCGACACCAAAAAAGTTTCGACCTATAATTTTAGTAGCAGTCAGTTTAGAAAAGTCGATTTTGAATTCGATTACGAAGAAGGGGTAAAACCGGTTTTGTCGATAGATACCCATGCCCATCCGATAAGGCCTGCGAGTCTGGTCAAAGAAAAATTGACACTTGAAAAGGTGTATCAGCGGGCTGGTTTTACGGTTACCCGATCGGCCGGTGATGAGGTTCCTTCGGCTTTAAAAGGGGCCAATGGTACTTGGAGCAATATGGAAATGCATGATGCCATGCAGGCCTATTGGTCTAAATTCAGCGCAGCACCCAAGTGGGCGTTGTGGACCTTCTTTGCCAAACAACACGATATAGGCCCGAACCTTGGAGGGATTATGTTCGATGATATCGGCCCTAACCATAGACAGGGTACGGCCATATTCTATGATTCCTTTATTAATAATGCTCCGGTGGGTGATGCCAATCCGGCAGCCTTTGTCAAACGTTCAAAATTCTGGACGGCCGCCCATGAAATGGGGCATGCCTTTAATTTGGCCCATTCGTGGCAAAAAAACTATCCCGGTTTTGGCTTTTCGTGGATCCCATTGACCAACGATCCTGAAGACCGTAGTTTTATGAACTATCCCGGTAGGGTTAGTGGGGGAGAAAACGCTTTCTATTCCGATTTTGATTTTAGGTTTACCGATAACGAGTTGTTGTTTATGCGCCATGCCCCTAACGATTTTGTCGAAATGGGAAATAGCGACTGGTTCGAGAACCATGCTTTTGAGCAAGAAGCGTCTATTACCGATAATAGGTTGGCGTTGGAGATAAACGTATTGCAGGAAGGCCAAGTGGCCGAATATCTTGAACCGGTGTATTTGGAGCTGACCTTGAGGAATACTTCCGGTGCGCCCATAGCGGTGAGCAAGCGCTTGATTGACAACCTTAAGAATGTCATGGTGCTTATTCAAGGCCCTAACGGAAAGGTGTCTAAGGTGCGTAGTTTTGTCGAGTACCTTCTCGAGGATAAAGACGTGGTCTTGCTGCCCGATGAAATCATGACCCATAAGCATTTTATATCCGCAGGTCCCGATGGTTGGTATATAAAAGATAGTGGTAGCTATAAAATTTCGGCCATGGTAGAGAACAAGGAACAAGTTTATAGTTCCAATCAGGTGGAGTTGGAAGTACTCTTGCCTAAAACTACCGAAGCCCAATTATTGGCGAATCAATACTTTACCGAAGAGGTGGCGCGAGTCTTGTTTTTTAATGGTAGCCGCGTACTAACCACCGGAAACAAGGTGTTGCAAAAAGTAGTCGATAACCTACCTGAAAGTAATGTTTCGGTATATGCGGCCATGGCACTGGCTATGCCCTATATGAAAGATTACAAGATGATGAATTTTGAAGAAAGTGCGCCACAGGCCGCTGTAAAAAGTGCCTCGGAGGAAAAAGGAGGGTTCAAGACTATAAAGGCCGATGAGAAAAAGGCAAAGGCCTTGATCGATATAGCTACGGCCCGTACCGAGCAATTTGCTAAAACCTATGGTATTGCATCGAACAACGCGCATTTGAGCGAGCTTCTCGGTTTTATAAAAGAAAATGACAGTGCGACAAAGCTCAATAAAATTGAGAAGGATTTGAATAAGTATAGCCGAAATTGA
- the rsmG gene encoding 16S rRNA (guanine(527)-N(7))-methyltransferase RsmG, producing MTAELVFKYFPNLSELQQKRFILLEELYKDWNQKINVVSRKDIDELYLRHVLHSTGIAKVQQFNDGASVLDVGTGGGFPGVPLAILFPEVQFTLVDSIGKKIKVVEEVVQGLGIDNVRTINARVEETKEQHDFIVSRAVAAMPTFVHWVKGRIKKDSLHERRNGILYLKGGDLSEELEGYKSVETYDLTDYFEESFFETKKVVYLPMKYKG from the coding sequence ATGACTGCCGAATTAGTTTTTAAATATTTTCCCAATTTATCAGAACTTCAACAAAAACGCTTCATTTTATTGGAAGAACTGTATAAAGATTGGAACCAAAAGATAAACGTAGTTTCTCGTAAAGATATAGATGAACTTTATTTGAGGCATGTGCTCCATTCAACCGGAATAGCTAAAGTTCAGCAGTTTAACGATGGGGCTTCCGTTCTTGATGTAGGTACCGGTGGGGGCTTCCCCGGTGTGCCCCTGGCTATACTTTTTCCTGAAGTACAGTTCACTTTGGTCGATTCTATCGGTAAAAAAATTAAAGTGGTAGAAGAGGTCGTTCAAGGTCTTGGTATAGACAACGTACGTACCATCAATGCCAGGGTAGAGGAAACCAAGGAACAACATGACTTTATTGTAAGTCGAGCGGTTGCCGCAATGCCTACTTTTGTGCACTGGGTCAAAGGGAGAATAAAAAAAGATTCGCTACACGAACGTAGAAACGGAATTCTTTACTTAAAAGGTGGGGACTTGTCGGAAGAACTGGAAGGTTATAAGTCCGTAGAGACCTATGATCTTACCGACTACTTTGAAGAGTCTTTTTTCGAAACCAAAAAAGTGGTTTACCTGCCCATGAAATACAAGGGCTAG
- a CDS encoding pyridoxal phosphate-dependent aminotransferase, with protein MTSSTATTNQLSDRINSLAPSATLEMASKARELRAAGKDIIGLSLGEPDFNTPDYIKEAAIQAVNDGYNSYTPVDGYVELKDAIITKFQRDNGISYERPQIVVSTGAKQALYNVAQVVLNKGDEVILPCPYWVSYSDIVKLADGVPVEVATSIESDFKMTPEQLEAAITPKTKMLWYSSPCNPSGSIYSKEELRALADVLQKYPQIIVVSDEIYEHINYGVTEHASMAAFEDMYDRTVTVNGVAKAFAMTGWRIGYIGAPTYIARACNKLQGQVTSGANCIAQRAVITALTESPDRIQYMVDEFKERRKIILELLNAIDGFRCNEPEGAFYVYPDVTAYFGKTLNGVTINNASDFAMYLLEHANVATVTGDAFGNGNCIRISYAAAEKEIREAISRIEKALKQ; from the coding sequence ATGACATCATCGACTGCAACAACGAACCAACTGTCTGACCGCATCAACAGTCTAGCTCCCTCGGCCACTCTAGAAATGGCCTCCAAGGCCCGAGAATTGCGCGCAGCAGGAAAAGACATTATCGGACTAAGCTTGGGTGAACCAGACTTTAATACGCCCGACTACATCAAGGAAGCGGCCATTCAAGCCGTAAACGACGGCTACAATTCATACACCCCTGTTGATGGGTACGTAGAATTGAAGGATGCGATCATCACCAAGTTTCAAAGAGACAATGGTATCAGCTATGAGCGTCCGCAGATCGTTGTGTCTACCGGAGCCAAACAAGCTTTGTACAATGTAGCGCAAGTGGTATTGAACAAAGGTGACGAGGTTATTCTCCCATGTCCTTATTGGGTTAGCTATAGCGATATCGTAAAATTGGCCGATGGCGTACCTGTAGAAGTGGCCACCAGCATAGAGAGCGATTTTAAAATGACTCCCGAACAACTGGAAGCCGCGATTACGCCAAAAACCAAAATGCTTTGGTACAGTTCCCCATGTAACCCTAGTGGTTCTATTTATAGCAAGGAAGAATTACGCGCCCTTGCGGACGTTTTACAGAAATACCCACAAATTATAGTGGTAAGTGATGAAATATACGAACATATCAACTACGGCGTAACCGAGCATGCCTCTATGGCCGCATTCGAAGATATGTACGATCGTACGGTAACCGTAAACGGAGTGGCCAAGGCCTTTGCCATGACCGGATGGCGTATCGGATACATTGGAGCCCCAACTTACATAGCTCGTGCCTGTAACAAACTACAGGGCCAAGTTACCAGTGGCGCCAACTGTATTGCCCAAAGAGCGGTAATTACCGCCCTAACCGAATCTCCCGACCGCATTCAATATATGGTCGATGAGTTTAAGGAACGTAGAAAAATCATTCTTGAACTTTTGAACGCTATCGACGGTTTTCGTTGTAACGAACCCGAAGGTGCTTTCTACGTTTACCCTGACGTAACCGCTTATTTTGGAAAAACCTTGAACGGGGTAACCATAAACAACGCCTCCGATTTCGCCATGTACCTTTTGGAGCATGCGAACGTAGCAACGGTGACAGGAGATGCCTTCGGCAATGGAAATTGCATCAGAATCTCTTATGCCGCGGCCGAAAAGGAAATCAGGGAAGCTATTTCCAGAATTGAGAAAGCGCTGAAACAATAA
- a CDS encoding fatty acid desaturase family protein, translated as MDQKTVRFSRKDSAQFFRTLNKRVNDYFKENKLKKTGNWRLHLKTVIMFAIFLTPYFLILTLGLPTWANLILTIIMGIGMAGVGMNVMHDGNHGAYSNKKWVNKLMGSSIYILAGNVYNWQVQHNVLHHTYTNIHEHDEDMEAGRILRFSKHAEWRKHHKFQHFYSVFLYGLLTFNWAITTDFQQMYRYMKRKLSYGKLPNPVVNWSTLVITKVLYITIWIVLPLIFVDIAWWKVLLGFFIMHYVAGVILSVVFQLAHIVDEADTPLPDETGTMKNTWAIHQLFTTVNFGTKNKLVNWFTGGLNHQVEHHIFPNISHVHYTKIAEIVKETAKEFNLPYNEYKTTRKAIISHFKHLKELGKRPTLNLQ; from the coding sequence ATGGACCAAAAAACAGTACGTTTCTCTAGAAAAGATTCCGCACAGTTCTTCAGAACCTTGAACAAGCGCGTAAACGATTATTTCAAAGAGAACAAATTAAAAAAGACGGGCAACTGGCGCTTACACCTAAAAACGGTGATTATGTTCGCCATTTTTCTGACCCCTTACTTCCTGATATTGACCCTAGGCCTTCCGACCTGGGCCAACCTGATTCTTACCATTATCATGGGAATCGGTATGGCTGGCGTTGGTATGAACGTTATGCACGATGGCAACCACGGGGCCTATTCGAACAAAAAATGGGTAAACAAACTCATGGGAAGCAGTATTTATATCCTAGCGGGAAATGTTTACAACTGGCAAGTGCAGCACAATGTATTGCACCACACCTATACCAACATCCACGAGCACGATGAAGATATGGAAGCGGGCCGCATCCTGCGCTTTAGCAAACATGCCGAATGGCGCAAGCACCATAAGTTCCAACATTTCTATTCGGTATTCCTTTATGGGCTATTGACGTTCAACTGGGCCATCACCACCGATTTTCAGCAGATGTACCGTTATATGAAACGCAAACTTTCGTACGGTAAATTACCGAACCCCGTAGTAAATTGGAGTACTTTGGTTATTACAAAGGTGCTCTATATCACCATCTGGATCGTTCTGCCGCTGATTTTTGTCGATATCGCTTGGTGGAAGGTATTGTTGGGCTTCTTTATCATGCACTACGTAGCCGGGGTTATCTTGAGCGTAGTATTTCAATTGGCCCACATCGTTGACGAGGCCGATACGCCATTACCCGACGAAACCGGTACTATGAAAAATACATGGGCCATACACCAATTGTTCACGACCGTGAACTTTGGCACCAAAAACAAATTGGTCAATTGGTTTACGGGAGGTTTGAACCACCAGGTAGAACATCATATTTTCCCTAACATCAGTCATGTACACTACACAAAAATTGCAGAAATTGTGAAAGAAACGGCAAAGGAATTTAATTTGCCCTACAACGAGTACAAAACTACCCGAAAAGCTATAATTTCGCACTTTAAACATTTGAAGGAGCTCGGTAAACGACCTACCCTGAACCTTCAATAG
- a CDS encoding DinB family protein: protein MKKLALMTFLMVATITYAQEKLTQNTIQGVLKGNQEQVIALAEAFSEEQYAWRPTEGVNSVAEALLHVAGGNYYLASKMGFAPPEEVDMMNLSKITGKENIIAALKKSNEFVLDKITQVENDQFADEVDFGFAKMNKLGGLLAIMEHNGEHKGQLIAYARSNGVTPPWSK from the coding sequence ATGAAAAAACTCGCATTAATGACATTCCTTATGGTAGCTACCATAACGTATGCACAAGAAAAATTGACCCAGAACACCATTCAGGGTGTTTTAAAGGGAAACCAAGAACAGGTAATTGCCTTAGCGGAAGCCTTTTCAGAAGAGCAATACGCCTGGCGCCCTACCGAAGGGGTCAACTCGGTTGCAGAAGCCCTGTTGCACGTTGCCGGGGGAAACTACTACCTAGCCTCTAAAATGGGTTTTGCCCCACCAGAAGAGGTAGATATGATGAACCTCTCGAAAATTACGGGCAAGGAAAACATTATAGCCGCATTGAAAAAATCGAATGAATTCGTTCTTGATAAAATAACCCAAGTAGAGAACGACCAATTTGCGGATGAAGTGGACTTTGGATTTGCCAAAATGAACAAGTTGGGCGGCCTTTTGGCCATAATGGAACACAACGGAGAGCACAAGGGCCAATTGATCGCCTATGCGCGATCTAATGGTGTCACTCCCCCATGGAGCAAGTAA